A single genomic interval of Sceloporus undulatus isolate JIND9_A2432 ecotype Alabama chromosome 2, SceUnd_v1.1, whole genome shotgun sequence harbors:
- the GPD1 gene encoding glycerol-3-phosphate dehydrogenase [NAD(+)], cytoplasmic, translating to MGGGKRVCIVGSGNWGSAIAKIVGSNAAKLDRFDTTVNMWVFEEEVGGKKLTEIINTQHENVKYLPGHKLPPNVVAVPDILKASEGADILLFVVPHQFIGKLCDQLKGHIKKDAIGVSLIKGVDEGPDGLKLISDIIREQLGIEMSVLMGANIANEVAEEKFCETTIGCKNLEYGQILKELMQTPNFRITVVQEADTVEICGALKNVVAVGAGFCDGLGFGDNTKAAVIRLGLMEMIAFAKLFCKGSVTSATFLESCGVADLITTCYGGRNRKVAEAFAKTGKSIEQLEKEMLNGQKLQGPQTSAELNHILKHKNLVDKFPLFTAVYEICYNGKPVTEFITCLQNHPEHI from the exons ATGGGAGGCGGCAAGAGAGTCTGCATCGTGGGCTCCGGCAACTG GGGCTCAGCTATTGCCAAGATTGTGGGTAGCAATGCAGCCAAACTGGACAGGTTTGACACTACTGTAAACATGTGGGTGTTTGAAGAGGAGGTTGGCGGAAAGAAACTCACTGAGATCATCAACACGCAGCATGAAAATGTCAAGTATTTGCCGGGCCACAAGTTGCCACCCAACGTG GTGGCAGTGCCAGATATTTTGAAGGCCTCAGAGGGTGCTGACATCCTTTTGTTTGTAGTGCCACACCAGTTCATCGGAAAACTCTGTGACCAGCTGAAAGGCCACATCAAGAAGGATGCAATCGGGGTCTCCCTCATCAAG GGGGTGGACGAAGGCCCTGATGGGCTGAAGCTGATATCAGACATCATCCGGGAGCAGCTAGGCATCGAAATGAGCGTGCTAATGGGGGCCAACATTGCCAACGAGGTGGCAGAGGAAAAGTTCTGTGAAACCACCATTG GCTGCAAGAACCTAGAATATGGACAGATTTTGAAGGAGCTGATGCAGACTCCCAATTTCCGAATCACAGTGGTGCAAGAGGCAGACACCGTGGAGATCTGTGGTGCCCTCAAG aaCGTTGTGGCTGTTGGGGCTGGCTTTTGTGATGGGTTGGGCTTTGGAGATAACACCAAGGCTGCTGTCATCCGTCTGGGTCTGATGGAGATGATTGCCTTTGCCAAACTCTTCTGCAAGGGCAGTGTCACTTCTGCCACCTTCCTGGAGAGCTGTGGGGTTGCAGATCTTATCACCACCTGCTATGGGGGCCGTAATCGCAAAGTGGCTGAAGCGTTTGCTAAGACTGGCAAG TCTATCGAGCAACTGGAGAAGGAGATGCTCAATGGGCAGAAGCTGCAGGGCCCTCAGACTTCAGCAGAACTGAACCACATCCTCAAGCACAAGAATCTGGTAGACAA GTTCCCACTCTTCACTGCTGTCTACGAGATCTGTTACAATGGCAAACCTGTCACCGAGTTTATCACATGCCTGCAGAACCATCCAGAACACATTTGA